Within the Pseudomonas orientalis genome, the region GCGTCAATGTGGTGCTGGATTTTCCGGCCAATACCCTGGCCAATCGCGAATGGCTGCTCGGCCTGGCCCAGGCCGCCCAGGCAGCGCATTGCCTGCATTACCTGGAACTGGATGACGCTGCCTGCCGTGCGCGACTGCACGCGCGCAACGCCAGCGGCGCGCATGATTTCGCCGCCACCGATGCCGAATTCGACCTGATTACTCGCCACTTTTGTGTGCCAAGTGAGGAGGAGGGGTTGGTAATCGAGGTGCATCGGCTGTGAGCGCTGAGCGTCCTATCGGTGTTGACGCCAACGGCTATGTTGTCAGCGTCAGCGCCGTCCCCGTGCAGCCCGAGTTCGAGTCTTTACTGGCGGATGTGCTGGCCACGCTTTCGCAGCCCGCATTCGGGCTGGATGGCATCTACCTTTACGGCAGTGTCGCCCGGGGTGATGCCAGTGCCGAAGCGTCCGACCTCGATCTCACCCTGGTCCTGCGTGATCCGCCCCAGGCCGCGGTGCTCGAACAACTCGAGCTGGCGCGGCTGGCGCTGGAGCAACGGCATTCCTGCGTCACCAAAATCGATTTCGACATCGGCCATCGCGCGCAGGTATTGGCGCCGGAGAACCACAATCGCTGGGGCTTCTGGCTCAAGCATCAGTGCCGATGCGTGTGGGGCGATGACCTCGGTTTGCGGTTCGAGCCATTCCGGCCAAGCCGAGACATCGCCCTGGCGCTCAACGGTGATTTTGCGCAGGTGTTGTCCCGCTATCGCGTGACTATCCTGCACGCCGCGAACACATCACAGCGCCTGCGCTTGCAGCGCGAAGCCGCGCGCAAGTTAATCCGTTCCACACATACGCTGCGTTCACCCGACGTACTGATGTGGCCCCAGACGCTGGAGGAGCATGTGGCGCTGTTCACCCAGCGTTATCCAGGCAGGGTCGCGCAAATCGCATATTTTCTCTTTGAGGCCAGAAACCCGAGCGCCGAGGGCGCGGCATTTTTGCAGCGGCTTGAGGCTTTTGTTGAGTGGATGGCTGCGCAGCCGGGATAAACCAGGAATGGGACAGCTGCGCCGTCCAGCACGAGCAAGCTCCATCGCCACCGTGACAGTCGTAATCAGAAAGGAATCAATCAAATGCGCGAGCGCAAGGCAGCACGCCTATTGGTAATAAGTCCCTTGAACGAGGTACTGCTGTTCAGGTTCGTGCATAAGGAAGGCGCCTTGGCTGGTCGAAACTACTGGGCCACGCCGGGCGGAGGCGTTGAAGCGGGCGAAACCTTCGAGGCTGCAGCGATTCGCGAGCTGCGCGAGGAAACCGGCCTTACGGTCAGCCGTGTTCAATCTCATGTAGCAGAACGCACCTTCCCCTTGATGCTGCCGAGTGGCGAAACGGTGCGGGCCATCGAGCGATATTTCGTGGTGCATGCGACGAGTGAGGCGGTCTCCAATGCCGACTGGACTGAACAGGAAGCCTTGGTCATGGCCGATCACCGCTGGTGGTCAGCTCAGGCGCTTCGTTCGACTCATGACACTGTATGGCCGCAAGGGTTGGTTGAGCTGCTGATAGATGCCGGGGTTTTTCACGCTGGGCCTTGAGTGATTGATGCCTGGCAACCCGTCACGCCGGCAGCAACCCCGCCTCCTGATAGCTCTCGACCAGTTCATCAAACAAACCGATATCCGCGCGCGTGCGCGCAATTAACTGTGCGCCGGCGATGGCGGTGTAGATCGCACGGGCGCGGCGCTGGCAGTTGTCTGCATCGCCCAGTTCCAGCTCAGTGAGGCGTGCGGCCAGCCAAGCCACGTTGATATCGGCGAACGTGACGATTTCTTTTTTAACGGCATCGGGCAAGTCCTGGTATTCGGCCGCCATAAAGCTGGACAGGCACAGCCGGTTGCCGTTTTCGAGTGAGGTCCGAAAAATGCCTGGGTAGCGCCGCAGGCTGTCGCGCGGGTCAGGGGTTTCGCGGTGGATCGCTTCGAGCACGCCGGCGGTGTCTTCCCAATAGCGTTTGGCGACCGCCGCGCCAAGCTCGGCCTTGCTGGGGAAGTGGTAATAGATACTGGCGTTCTTGATCCCCACCGTTTCGCCGATGCTGCGAAAGTTGATGCCGCTGTAGCCGAAATGCTGCGCGGCGATTTTGGCGGCTTCCAGAATGGCTTCCCGGGCGTTTTCGCTCACGTATTGAGTCCTCGGTGGTGGGTGACAGCGTGGATTCTACGCGTAAATTATTTTACCTGCCAACTGACAGGTAGTGGTTGACAGCGGCGGATAAAGCTAGCAATCTTTACCTACCACTTGACAGGTAGGCAGCTAAATCATGACTTCTCAATACACACATTCCGATAGCGTCCAAGACCCGGCGCTTAAAATTTACGACTGGTATAACGGGCCTTACCCGGCGCGTGTCCGCATCGCCCTGGCCGAAAAAGGGCTGCTGGCACACACCGAATTCGTCTCCATCAATCTCTGGGAAGGCAAGCACAAACAGCCGGCTTTCCTGGCCCTGAACTACTCCGGAACCTTGCCGGTGCTGGCCTTGCAGGACGGCACCCTGATCGCCGAGTGCACCGCCATCACCCAATACCTCGACGTGTTGGACGCCAACCCGTTGCTCACCGGCAAGACGCCCAAGGAGCAAGGCCTCATCCATATGATGACGCGGCGCGCGGAAATCGAGTTGATGGATGCGGTCAGCGTTTATTTCCATCACGCCACACCGGGGCTGGGGCCTGAGGTCGAGCTGTACCAGAACGCTGAATGGGGCGAGCGTATGGGGGACAAGGCGGTAAGGGGCATGCGCCACTTCGACGCTATCCTTAAAACCCGGCCGTTCGTGGCGGGCGAGGCGTTTTCGATGGCCGACATTGCCCTTCTGGGCGGTCTGATTTTTGCTTCGTTGGTCAAGCTGCCCGTGCCTGCCGAATGTGAGGCGCTGCATGCCTGGCATGCCCGGATGAACGAGCGCGCCAGCGTCAAGACTTGGCGAGCAATGGTGCAGGAGGGCGATCTGCAAAACTGAAAAAACTGCCTATACGCTGAGGGCCTGCCAACGGAAGGTGGGCCGCTATGCGTTGCAGAACAGCGATTTGTTCGATGCAGCCAGCATTTGCCTTTACACTGCGGGCCCCGATTTTCAGCAAGGATGCTTTGAATGCGTTCGCTCGTCAGCGCCGTATGCCTGTTCATGATCTTTTCGGCCGTTGCCCTGGCTGAGCCGCGTTCGTTTTCGCTCAACGACCCCAGCGGTCACTACCTGGTGGAAGTCCTGTTCCCCGACGCGCCCCAAGACCTGCAACAACTGGCGCCGGCACTGATTACCCTGCGCGACAAAACCACCCTCGACATCCTGCAGCAGTTGCACACCCCGGCCGGCAATCTGCCGCTGGACCAGAACGGCAAGACCGATGCCTATCGTTTGATGGGGCAGTACGGCTTGCTGTACTTCGTGGATATCGACGCCGATGGCCGCCAGGATATGGCGATCCGCAACGGCAGCAGCGACGATGACGACAGTCAGTACCACTACGATGTCTACCTGCAGGACCCGCAGCAAACCCAATGGCGGCGCAACGGCCCGTTGTCGGAACTGGCCAACGAAACCTTCGGCGGCATGTTTTCGGTGACCCCGAGCGACGGCATTATCCATTCCCAATCCGACCGAGGCTGCTGCTGGACCCGTGCCAGTCGCTTGCAGATGCGCGACGGCCACTTGGTGCGGCTCAGCGCCTACACCCAGGAGCAGGTCCCGCCCACCGAATTTGGCGAGAACTCCAGCATGCCCAGCGGCTATATGCTGCGCACCACCGGCGAATGGAAAGACGGCCAGTGGGTGGAGACTCCACGGCTTGAAGGGCCTGTCAACGAAGACCCGCAGTACCTGGTCGGTACGCTCAACGGCAAGATCCCGGTGCAGATCTGGTATCAGCAGCAGGGCGCAGTGCTGATTGGCGAGCTGCGTTATACCAAAAGCGGCAGCGGCAACCCGATCAAGCTGGTGGGTGACCAGGACGAGTACGATGGCAAGCCGTTTGTCTACCTGCACGAGTATGCCGATGACGGCCATCAAACCGGCATCTGGCGCATCACCCGGCAGACCGTTGCACCTTATCTCTACAGTGGCACCTGGGTCAGCGACGCCAAGGGCAGCCCGCGCGAACTGGCCATCGACCTGCGCTCCGATGACCGCGAACCGGAATACAAGAAACTCGGCGATGTGCCCCGCGACCAGCGCAGCGGCCATTACCAGATGCGCGATGACTACCTGGGCCGCGACGGTGACCTAAACCTGAATATCCTGCCCGAGCGCGACGCGCAGGGCCGGGAAATCGCCGAATTGAGCATAACGCTCAAGGACGCCGGCACCGCCAATGTGATCATCACGGCGCAGCACCGGGTGCCGATGGAAACCGACAACCTGATCATCGTGCGCGAACCTCTGGCGCCCAAATCCAACGGGCCGTATCACATCCAACTGGTGAAGAACTTTGCCGTGATCAATCACAACTCGGCGCCGGACGCGCAGGATTATCTGACCGGGATGTACCGCAGGCAGCCGCGCTGAAGCCCGATAACCTGAGACACGGGTGATTGCCCACCTGCGCACGGAACCGCTACCCTCGGTTTTGACCTTCCAGCCACCGACCGTAACAGTGAGTCACGGTCTGCACCGAATCAGGACGATGAACGACTATTCTCTGAAGCTTGCCAACTACTGGCGAAACTCGTTGGCCGACGCGGAAAACGGCAATGGCGCCTTGTCTCCCAGCCATGTCAAAACCTACTCGGTCGTACCTCTGACCGCATTGGCTGCCGGGTGTGTGCCGGTCGAGCAGGTGGACCTTCTGTTCGCCGACGAACCGCCGCAGCGGCTCCACGTAGATGTCACGCTACGCCCCTTTGTGTACGCCTCGCGCAAGGAACACCGCATGGCGCGCAGAGGGCTGCCGGCCTTTATCACACCGATCATTTGCCGGGTGTCCGTCACCCGTGACGGTCTCATCTATCCAACCGGGCCCACGCTGGTCCCCCGCGATATTCTGGAGCCGTTGGACCGCGACAATTTCACCATCGGCGCCCAACATGACTTGGACAGGTTTTTAACCGCGCACGACGCGCCGCAGTTCGAAGTGCCAGCCCCTAGCGCAGAGGTGCAGCCAGACGACTATCGCGACAAGTGGCTCACCTACCTGCGCTACTGCAAGACGATGTTCCAAACGGTGTGCAACGCCTGGAATGGCGCGGATGATGGTTTCGACCCGGCCAGCTATTGCTACGTGTTCAAGGAGCAGAAGGCCGACGGCTTCAGTCGCAATATCGTTGCGCTTTACGATCACCTGCGCCTTGGCAAACCTGAGGCGCCGTTGTTCGAGCGGTTTGCGCAACGTGAACCCACGCCCGATGAGGCCTGCCTTGCGGCCAACAGCCTGTTCGCCGGGCGAGGCGGGCATGCCGGTGACGAATACGCGCTGGCGCCGGCCCAGCGCGACAGCCTTGCGCACCTGCTGGCGGGCGACACCGGGGATATCCTTGCGGTCAACGGGCCGCCGGGCACCGGCAAGACTACGTTGCTATTGTCGGTGGTCGCGTCGCTTTGGGCCAGGGCCGCAGCCGAGGGCGGCGAGCCGCCGGTGATCGTCGCCAGCTCTACCAACAATCAGGCGGTCACCAACATCATCAAGGCCTTCGGTAAGGACTTCTCGGAAGGTACCGGGCCCTTTGCAGGGCGCTGGCTTCCCGATATCAGCAGCTTTGGCGCCTACTTTCCGAAGGCCTCGGCGGAAGCGCAAATGGCCCGCACCTACCAGACCAAGAGCTTTTACCTGGCG harbors:
- a CDS encoding AAA family ATPase: MATLHLLCGKIASGKSTLAGRLATDHAAVLLSEDHWLATLYPGQIQTIADYLTCARQIRGVVGPLVIDLLVSGVNVVLDFPANTLANREWLLGLAQAAQAAHCLHYLELDDAACRARLHARNASGAHDFAATDAEFDLITRHFCVPSEEEGLVIEVHRL
- a CDS encoding XAC2610-related protein — translated: MRSLVSAVCLFMIFSAVALAEPRSFSLNDPSGHYLVEVLFPDAPQDLQQLAPALITLRDKTTLDILQQLHTPAGNLPLDQNGKTDAYRLMGQYGLLYFVDIDADGRQDMAIRNGSSDDDDSQYHYDVYLQDPQQTQWRRNGPLSELANETFGGMFSVTPSDGIIHSQSDRGCCWTRASRLQMRDGHLVRLSAYTQEQVPPTEFGENSSMPSGYMLRTTGEWKDGQWVETPRLEGPVNEDPQYLVGTLNGKIPVQIWYQQQGAVLIGELRYTKSGSGNPIKLVGDQDEYDGKPFVYLHEYADDGHQTGIWRITRQTVAPYLYSGTWVSDAKGSPRELAIDLRSDDREPEYKKLGDVPRDQRSGHYQMRDDYLGRDGDLNLNILPERDAQGREIAELSITLKDAGTANVIITAQHRVPMETDNLIIVREPLAPKSNGPYHIQLVKNFAVINHNSAPDAQDYLTGMYRRQPR
- a CDS encoding NUDIX hydrolase, whose product is MRERKAARLLVISPLNEVLLFRFVHKEGALAGRNYWATPGGGVEAGETFEAAAIRELREETGLTVSRVQSHVAERTFPLMLPSGETVRAIERYFVVHATSEAVSNADWTEQEALVMADHRWWSAQALRSTHDTVWPQGLVELLIDAGVFHAGP
- a CDS encoding glutathione S-transferase; translation: MTSQYTHSDSVQDPALKIYDWYNGPYPARVRIALAEKGLLAHTEFVSINLWEGKHKQPAFLALNYSGTLPVLALQDGTLIAECTAITQYLDVLDANPLLTGKTPKEQGLIHMMTRRAEIELMDAVSVYFHHATPGLGPEVELYQNAEWGERMGDKAVRGMRHFDAILKTRPFVAGEAFSMADIALLGGLIFASLVKLPVPAECEALHAWHARMNERASVKTWRAMVQEGDLQN
- a CDS encoding TetR/AcrR family transcriptional regulator, translated to MSENAREAILEAAKIAAQHFGYSGINFRSIGETVGIKNASIYYHFPSKAELGAAVAKRYWEDTAGVLEAIHRETPDPRDSLRRYPGIFRTSLENGNRLCLSSFMAAEYQDLPDAVKKEIVTFADINVAWLAARLTELELGDADNCQRRARAIYTAIAGAQLIARTRADIGLFDELVESYQEAGLLPA
- a CDS encoding nucleotidyltransferase domain-containing protein, with product MSAERPIGVDANGYVVSVSAVPVQPEFESLLADVLATLSQPAFGLDGIYLYGSVARGDASAEASDLDLTLVLRDPPQAAVLEQLELARLALEQRHSCVTKIDFDIGHRAQVLAPENHNRWGFWLKHQCRCVWGDDLGLRFEPFRPSRDIALALNGDFAQVLSRYRVTILHAANTSQRLRLQREAARKLIRSTHTLRSPDVLMWPQTLEEHVALFTQRYPGRVAQIAYFLFEARNPSAEGAAFLQRLEAFVEWMAAQPG